CTCGGAGCTCTTTGCAATGCCCGAGACCAACGGCGCGGCAGCTGCCGACGTAGCTGCCCCGTCGGGATGCCCCTTTCACACCGGTCCTTCCGGACAGGTCCCGGCTTAACCACGCAGCGCGAAGCCGATACAGTCACGTCCCATGAAAGTCGTCGTCGACTACGACCTGTGCGAAGCCAATGCCGTGTGCATGCGCATCCTGCCCGAAGTCTTCCAGGTGGATGACAAGGACAACCTGAACATCCTGATCGAGCATCCGCCCGAGGAGATGCGCGCCAAGCTCAAGGAGTGCGTGCGGCTGTGTCCCCGGCAGGCGATTTCGATCGCCGAAGACTGATTCTTCGGCGCGCTGCCTCGACCGCTCCCTTTCTCGCAAGTCGCATCGCCAACCTGGCGATATCCCCGTTACAGTGGGAGTGGATCATCGCGCGCAGCGCGGAGAGCTCGCGATCGAGCTGCGTGGAGAGAAGACGGATGTCGAGACGGCAGAGATGGGGCAGTCCGCGGATCCGGCCTGGCCGGCACGGGCGGGTCGCCAGCGCGTTGCTGCATTGCCTTGCGGCAATTGCTGTCCTGTCGGCGGCCGCAAAGCCGGCTTCCGCTTACTCCGTGCTTACCCACGAAGCTGTCATCGACAGCGTGTGGGACGATTCGCTCCGGCCTGCCCTCCTCGCCCGCTTCCCGAAAGCCAGCCCCGACGAGCTCCGCAAGGCGCACGCGTTCGCCTACGGCGGCGTGATCGTGATCGACATCGGATACTACCCGTTCGAAGTGCCGTTTTACTCCGACCTGACCCACTACGCGCGCTCGGGCGAATTCATCGAGAATCTGATTGCCGATGCCCGTACGCTCGACGAGTACGCGTTCGCGCTCGGCGCGATCGCCCACTTCCCCGGCGATTCCAACGGGCACTCGCTCGCGACCAATCGCAGCGTTGCCCTTCTGTATCCGAAGCTGCGGAGGAAATACGGGGAAACCGTCACCTACGCCGACGACGACAAGTCCCACACGCAGACCGAGTTCGCGTTCGACGTGCTTCAGGCTGCGCGCGGCCGCTATGCTCCCCAGGCTTACCACGACTTCATCGGCTTCGAAGTGTGCGAGGATCTTCTCGAGCGCACGTTCGTCAAGACCTACGGACTGTCGCTGGATGACATCTTCGATCATCGGGATTTCGCGATCGGTTCGTTCCGCTTTGCGGTCCGCACGCTGGTGCCGAACGCGACGAAGATGGCCTGGCAGATCAAGAAGGACGAAATCGTAAAGTCGAACCCCGGAGTCGTCCGGGAAAAATTCGTCTACGAGATGTCCGTCAAGGACTACGAGAAGGAATGGGGCACGAGCTATACGCACGCCGGCGTAGGCACGAAGATCCTGAGCGCGATCATCCGCGTGCTTCCCAAGATCGGCCCGCTCAAAGCCTATGGCTTCGAGGCGCCCACGCCCGAAGCGGAACGTCTCTACGTCGAGAGCTTCGACCGCACGGTTTCCGACTATCGCCGCCTTCTTGCGGATGCCCGCCGCGGAAAGCTCGAGCTGGAAAACCGCAATTTCGACACCGGAAAGCCGCTTCGTCTCGGAGAGTACGTGCTTGCCGACCAGACCTACGAGAAATGGCTGCGAAAACTCGAGCGCGCCAACTTCCGCAACGCGACGCCAGAGATACGCCGCGACATCGAGGCGTTCTATTCGACCGAGCCTCCCGCAGTGGCTTCGACCGCGACCCGCGCGCGACGCGCCGAAGCCGAGGCCTCGCAGAAGAGCATCCGCGAAGCACGCAAACTGGTGAGCAGGCTCGAGGCCGCAACCGATCCGCCCGACCGGCTCGCGAAGCGTTAGCCGTCAGCGGCCGAGAAAATTGGGCTTGCGCTTTTCCTTGAAGGCCCTCGGACCTTCCTTGGCGTCTTCGGTCGAGAACACTTCCATTCCGAGCCGCATCTCGAGCTCACGGGCCGCTTCTTCGGTCAGCCCCTCGGCTTCGAGCACCGCGCGCTTGATGTTGCGGACCGCAACCGGGCCGTTCTCGGCAATGCGGTCCGCGATCGTGCGCGCAACCTCGAGCGCAGTACCGTCCGGAACCACGCGGCCGATGAGGCCCATGTCGAGCGCTTCGCGCGCGCTGTAGTGGTCGCCGGTCAGCAGCACTTCCATTGCGCGCGTGAACGGAATCTGGCGCGGCAGCCGCGTCGTCGAGCCGCCCTGCGGGAACAGTCCCCATCGCACTTCCGAGACGCCGAGCTTCGAGCTTTCAGCGGCCACGCGGATGTCGGTGGCCTGCAGGATCTCGACGCCTCCGGCGATGCACGAGCCTTCGATGGCGGCGATCAGCGGCTTGATTGTCCGACGGCTGCGCAGCAGGCCGCGGAAGATCACCTGGTAGTCGTCGCGGATGCGCTGCTCGAAATCGTTCTCCGGCGGCAGGCCCTTGAGCGAGCGCGAGACCAGCTTGTCCAGATCCGCACCGGCGCAGAAATGACCGTGCGATCCGGTCAGGATCGCCACCCGCACGCCGTCGTCGGAATCGATCATGTCCCACGCATCCGACAACCGGCAGATCATCTCCGGGTTGAGCGCGTTGCGGGCTTCGGGACGGTTCATCGTGACGGTCACGATGTGGCCGTCGCGTTCGACGAGAAGAGCGGGTTGTTCGGACACGTGCACAGACTCCTTGAGATTCGAAGATGGAGACGCGGACGTCACGACGCCGCGCCGGACGCCTGTGCGGCCGCGTAGCTCGCCGCCCAGCGATAATCCGGCTTGCCGCTCGGCTGGCGCTCGACGCGCTCGACGAAACGCACGACGCGCGGAACCTTGTAGCCGGCGACTTTGGTGCGGCAGTGACGTTCGAGATCCTCGGCGCTCGCGCCGGCTCCGGGACGCAGCTGCACGAGCGCGGCGACTCTCTGTCCCCAGCGCTCGTCGGGAATGCCGACGACGACCGCATCGAGAACGGCATCGTGCGCCTTGAGCGCGGCTTCGACCTCTTCGGGGAAGATCTTCTCGCCGCCGCTGTTGATGCACACCGAACCGCGACCGAAGACGCGGATCGAGCCGTCGGCTTCCACGGTCGCGAGGTCGCCCGGCATCACCCAGCGCACACCGTCGATCTCGAAGAACGTCGCCGCCGTCTTCACCGGATCGTTGTAGTAACCGACCGGGATGTGCCCGCGGCGCGCGAGCTTGCCGACGACGCCCGAGCCCGGCGCGACGGGCTTTCTGTCGTCGTCGAGCACGCAGTTGGTCTCGTTCATGTAGAATAGCGGCCCCTGCCCCGCCCCGTGGCCAGTGCCGGGCGCCATCGAGCCTTGGTGACCGGTTTCGGTCGCACCGAAGCTGTCGACGATCATCGTCGACGGGATTGCCGCGCGGAGCTGTTCCTTGACGGCCTCCGACAGCACCGCGCCGGCCGAGCCGATCACGAATACCGACGACATGTCGGCCTCGTCGCCGAGCGCCGTGATGGCCTCCGCAAGCGGCCGCGCCATCGCATCGCCGACGAGCGTGACGGTATTGACCTTTTCGTCGCGGATCAGGCGCGCGACGATCTTCGGATCGAAGCTCTTGCCGCGCTGCAGGATGCATTTGCCGCCGCCGAAGAACGCGATGATCGAAGCCCATTCCGCGGCTCCGTGAATCAGCGGCGCGGCCGGCAGGAACGTAAGGCACATCCCGCTGTGCACGATCTCGGCGAGCTGCTCGCCGCGCTCGATCGGCGGTCCGCCGGGATTGCCGCCCTGCAGGCCCGCATAGAGCACGTCTTCGTGGCGCCACATCACGCCCTTCGGCATGCCCGTCGTGCCGCCGGTGTAGATGATGTAGATGTCCTTGCCCGAACGCGGCTCGAAGCCGCGCTCCGGCCTCGACGATGCCACGGCGTCGTCGTAGCGCGTGGCGCCGGCGAGAAGCTCGCGCGGCGCGCTCGTGTCGTCGACTTCGACGAGCACGCGCATCTTCGGCGCGTTCGCCCGCACGGCGGCGAGGCGGTCGGCGAGCTCCCTCTGGTAGAACAACGCGACGAGGTCGCTGTCGTTCAGCAGATACTGCAGCTCGTCCTCGACGTAACGGTAATTCACGTTGACGGGCACTGCGCGGATCTTGAACGCCGCGAGCATCGCCACGAGGTACTCGTGCCCGTTGTAGAGATACATGCCGACGTGCTCGCCGGCCTTGACGCCGCGATCGGCGAGAAAGTGCGCGAGACGATTCGCCTCGCGGTCGAGCTCCGCGTACGTGAAGCGCCTGGTCCCGCAGATCAGCGCCTCGCGGTCGGGCACGGTGTCGGCGACCAGCTCGAAAAGGTCGGCGATGTTCAGCTCCATCGGCTGTTTCTGTTCCTCGCTCAAGGCTTTTCCGCTCCGACCATCCACATCGAGAAGAACTGCGAGCCGCCGCCGTATGCGTGGCCGAGCGCGATCCTCGCGCCGTCGACCTGGTGCTCGCCGGCCGAGCCGCGCACCTGCATCGCCGCTTCGGCAAAGCGCAGCATGCCGGACGCACCGATCGGATTGGACGACAGCACGCCGCCGGACGGATTGATCGGAAGGTCACCGTCGAACGCGGTCACGCCGTCGAGCGACATCTTCCAGCCTTCGTTCAGCTCGGCGAAGCCGAGGTTCTCCATCCACATCGGCTCGTACCAGCTGAACGGCACGTAGACCTCGGCGGTGTCGATTTCCTTTCGCGGATTGGTGATGCCGGCCTGGCGATAGACGTTCTGCGCGCACTCGCGGCCCGCGCGCGGATTGATCTGGTTGCGGCCGGGAAACATCGTCGGCTCGCTTCGCATCGACGTGCCGAGCACCCAGGCCGGCGCGGCCGGCGCTTTTCGGGCTGCACTTTCGTCGGCAAGCACCATCGCGCATGCGCCGTCGGACGACGGACAGCACTCGAGGTAATGCAGCGGATCCCAGAGCAGCGGCGAGTTCGCGACGGTTTCGATGTCGATGTCGGGCAGGTGCAGATGCGCGAACGGATTGCGGATCGCGTTCTTGCGGTCCTTGACGGCGACGCGAAGCCCGACATCCGCCGGCGCTTTCGAGCGGTCGATGTACGCGCGGATGATCGGCGCGAAGTAACCGCCGGCGCCGGCGACGAGCGGCGGCTGGAAAGGGATCTTCGGAGTGATTGCCCAGGTGGCTTCGCTTTCGGACTGCTTCTCGAATGCGACGGTCAGCACACGAGAGAACTGCCCGGACTGCACGAGGTGCGCCGCGACGATCGCCGTCGAGCCGCCGACGCTGCCTGCGGTGTGCACGCGGATCATCGGTTTGCCGGCGGCTCCGAGCGCGTCTGCAAGAAACAGCTCGGGCTGCATGACGCCTTCGAACATGTCGGGCGCCTTGCCGATCACGAGCGCTTCGACGTCCTTCCAGTCGAGGCCCGAATCGGCGAGCGCCGCGAGCGCCGCTTCGCGCACGAGCCCGACCATCGACAGGTCGCCGCGTTTGGCCGCGTGGCGGGTCTGGCCGACTCCGATGACTGCGCACTGACGTGCCATTACTCTCCCTCCAGGACGCAGACGAGATTCTGCTGAAGGCACGGGCCGGACGTCGCGTGCGCGAGCGTGCGGCGCGCTTCGCCGCGATGAATCGCGGACGCGGCCTCGCCGATGCGGATCAGGCCGGCTGCCATCATCGGATTGGCGGCAAGGGCGCCGCCCGACGGGTTGATGCGTGTGTTTTCGCCGATGCCCATTTCCTTGCGAAGCAGCACCTCCTGGTGCGTGAACGGCGCGTACATTTCGGCAATGTCGATCGGACCCTTGTCGGCGCCGGCCTTCTTCGCGGCGATGCGCGCGGACGGGCATGTCGTCAGGTCGCGGAGGCCGAGCGACTGCGGGTCGACGCGATGGTCGAGACCGCGGATCCATGCCGGCGTGCGCCGAGTCTTCTCGCAGAGTGCGCGCGCGACGTCGCCGCAGGCGAGAACGACGGCCGATGCTCCGTCGGAGATCGGCGCGCAGTCGTGCCTGCGCAGCGGCGACGAGATCCACGGCTGCGCGAGCAGCTCGTCGGCCGCGAAATCGCCCTTGAGCTGTGCGTAGCGGTTCGACTTCGCGTCCTTGCGGCTGCGGATCGCGACGTCGGCCATTTCACGCTCGCTGGTCAGCCCCGCGTCGATCATCGCACGCGCCTGCAGCGCCGCGACGCTGATCGCGTCGGGCCCGAGCGGAGCGACGAGGTACGGATCGAGCTGGAACGTCATCACGTCCGGGAGCTCGCCGACCGACGACTTGCCGAAGCCGAAGACCAGCGCGGTGTCGATGTCGCCGTGCTGCAGGCGCGTCCATGCTTCGGCAAGCGCCCACGCGCCGTCCATTTCGACGTGCGATTCCTCGATCGGCGGCCATGCGCCGACGCCGTCGAGC
This sequence is a window from Candidatus Limnocylindrales bacterium. Protein-coding genes within it:
- a CDS encoding thiolase domain-containing protein, which produces MRDVAVISFAQAPSVRRDIVHNEVEILMPVVAEAVASSGLTRDRIGFTVSGSCDYLAGVPFSFVMALDGVGAWPPIEESHVEMDGAWALAEAWTRLQHGDIDTALVFGFGKSSVGELPDVMTFQLDPYLVAPLGPDAISVAALQARAMIDAGLTSEREMADVAIRSRKDAKSNRYAQLKGDFAADELLAQPWISSPLRRHDCAPISDGASAVVLACGDVARALCEKTRRTPAWIRGLDHRVDPQSLGLRDLTTCPSARIAAKKAGADKGPIDIAEMYAPFTHQEVLLRKEMGIGENTRINPSGGALAANPMMAAGLIRIGEAASAIHRGEARRTLAHATSGPCLQQNLVCVLEGE
- a CDS encoding acyl-CoA synthetase, translated to MSEEQKQPMELNIADLFELVADTVPDREALICGTRRFTYAELDREANRLAHFLADRGVKAGEHVGMYLYNGHEYLVAMLAAFKIRAVPVNVNYRYVEDELQYLLNDSDLVALFYQRELADRLAAVRANAPKMRVLVEVDDTSAPRELLAGATRYDDAVASSRPERGFEPRSGKDIYIIYTGGTTGMPKGVMWRHEDVLYAGLQGGNPGGPPIERGEQLAEIVHSGMCLTFLPAAPLIHGAAEWASIIAFFGGGKCILQRGKSFDPKIVARLIRDEKVNTVTLVGDAMARPLAEAITALGDEADMSSVFVIGSAGAVLSEAVKEQLRAAIPSTMIVDSFGATETGHQGSMAPGTGHGAGQGPLFYMNETNCVLDDDRKPVAPGSGVVGKLARRGHIPVGYYNDPVKTAATFFEIDGVRWVMPGDLATVEADGSIRVFGRGSVCINSGGEKIFPEEVEAALKAHDAVLDAVVVGIPDERWGQRVAALVQLRPGAGASAEDLERHCRTKVAGYKVPRVVRFVERVERQPSGKPDYRWAASYAAAQASGAAS
- a CDS encoding thiolase domain-containing protein, which produces MARQCAVIGVGQTRHAAKRGDLSMVGLVREAALAALADSGLDWKDVEALVIGKAPDMFEGVMQPELFLADALGAAGKPMIRVHTAGSVGGSTAIVAAHLVQSGQFSRVLTVAFEKQSESEATWAITPKIPFQPPLVAGAGGYFAPIIRAYIDRSKAPADVGLRVAVKDRKNAIRNPFAHLHLPDIDIETVANSPLLWDPLHYLECCPSSDGACAMVLADESAARKAPAAPAWVLGTSMRSEPTMFPGRNQINPRAGRECAQNVYRQAGITNPRKEIDTAEVYVPFSWYEPMWMENLGFAELNEGWKMSLDGVTAFDGDLPINPSGGVLSSNPIGASGMLRFAEAAMQVRGSAGEHQVDGARIALGHAYGGGSQFFSMWMVGAEKP
- a CDS encoding ferredoxin, producing the protein MKVVVDYDLCEANAVCMRILPEVFQVDDKDNLNILIEHPPEEMRAKLKECVRLCPRQAISIAED
- a CDS encoding crotonase/enoyl-CoA hydratase family protein: MSEQPALLVERDGHIVTVTMNRPEARNALNPEMICRLSDAWDMIDSDDGVRVAILTGSHGHFCAGADLDKLVSRSLKGLPPENDFEQRIRDDYQVIFRGLLRSRRTIKPLIAAIEGSCIAGGVEILQATDIRVAAESSKLGVSEVRWGLFPQGGSTTRLPRQIPFTRAMEVLLTGDHYSAREALDMGLIGRVVPDGTALEVARTIADRIAENGPVAVRNIKRAVLEAEGLTEEAARELEMRLGMEVFSTEDAKEGPRAFKEKRKPNFLGR
- a CDS encoding zinc dependent phospholipase C family protein is translated as MLTHEAVIDSVWDDSLRPALLARFPKASPDELRKAHAFAYGGVIVIDIGYYPFEVPFYSDLTHYARSGEFIENLIADARTLDEYAFALGAIAHFPGDSNGHSLATNRSVALLYPKLRRKYGETVTYADDDKSHTQTEFAFDVLQAARGRYAPQAYHDFIGFEVCEDLLERTFVKTYGLSLDDIFDHRDFAIGSFRFAVRTLVPNATKMAWQIKKDEIVKSNPGVVREKFVYEMSVKDYEKEWGTSYTHAGVGTKILSAIIRVLPKIGPLKAYGFEAPTPEAERLYVESFDRTVSDYRRLLADARRGKLELENRNFDTGKPLRLGEYVLADQTYEKWLRKLERANFRNATPEIRRDIEAFYSTEPPAVASTATRARRAEAEASQKSIREARKLVSRLEAATDPPDRLAKR